One Molothrus aeneus isolate 106 chromosome 6, BPBGC_Maene_1.0, whole genome shotgun sequence genomic window carries:
- the LOC136558250 gene encoding inositol 1,4,5-trisphosphate receptor-interacting protein-like 1, with translation MASTSAGSRATGTMPPYTAAEDLKAQAVSQEGASSSSLPPRPTHRLLSLLLQTMAPMAFFFTLLKSLIQYPQPVAEGLDEETRLRMEVRAKHLERERLQLEQEVERHSQQQVQFLLLLAVAVLLVYILVLWFIGWKSSLRREEDEEENRGANEEEAGNVAANEEDDVGNEAVNEAEDRVGRLIMQRIRWPVQDLQRGCQWTTNLMDNYTVYFGHVLSNSFYPVLQRAIGVGSAFEGWSPREEDVVYRVLIPMTPPRGHSFHLELDSAGQRPVRNFRVRVQLECTCRREQQAEDMLCFLHQPEEELRRNQGPSLLHTLCTGSYLDVQKTARWFYQLVRAIWPALPQSHNWHLVLLPSTRSCQFKVTNGRESFRIEMLFGVRRDDSAVFVSSQTREAHTASTIWPESYAVAEAEFFKHIARQAPPDSLHLKCLQFFTRLPLGFSFSTYTMKTIVMHLLNVRPVSSWCRRDLLERLQDIIKSLRFCVQAKRLNHFIVGNPTLPQHIHVPADVQTCGTYNLLLRLAQQPDAHAQAIHEYRVLKRWYKRILLAED, from the exons ATGGCGAGCACCAGTGCTGGCAGCCGAGCCACTGGCACCATGCCACCTTACACTGCTGCAGAAGACTTGAAGGCTCAGGCTGTGTCACAGGAGGGGG CAAGCAGCagttccctccctccccgccccaCTCACAgacttctctccctcctcctgcagaccatggctCCCATGGCGTTCTTTTTCACGCTCTTGAAAAGCCTCATCCAGTACCCACAGCCTGTGGCTGAGGGATTGGATGAGGAAACACGTCTGCGCATGGAAGTGCGTGCCAAACACCTGGAACGGGAGAggcttcagctggagcaggaggtggagcGGCATagccagcagcaggtgcagTTCTTGCTGCTCTTAGCTGTTGCTGTGCTCCTGGTCTACATCTTGGTCCTGTGGTTTATTGGGTGGAAAAGCAgcctgaggagagaggaggatgaagaagaaaacCGTGGTGCAAATGAAGAGGAAGCGGGCAATGTTGCTGCAAATGAAGAAGACGATGTTGGAAACGAAGCTGTCAATGAGGCTGAA GATCGCGTTGGACGACTTATAATGCAGCGCATCCGGTGGCCTGTACAGGACCTGCAGAGAGGCTGTCAGTGGACAACTAACCTGATGGACAATTACACGGTTTATTTTGGACACGTCTTGTCAAACAGTTTCTACCCAGTCCTGCAACGAGCCATCGGGGTGGGCAGTGCCTTTGAGGGCTGGAGTCCCCGTGAGGAGGACGTGGTGTACCGCGTGCTCATCCCCATGACTCCTCCCCGAGGCCACAGCTTCCACCTGGAGCTGGACAGTGCAGGGCAGAGGCCCGTGAGGAACTTCCGTGTCCGCGTGCAGCTGGAGTGcacctgcaggagggagcagcaggctgaggacatgctgtgcttcctgcaccagcctgaggaggagctgaggaggaatCAGGGtcccagcctcctgcacacCCTGTGCACCGGCTCCTACCTGGACGTGCAGAAAACTGCCCGCTGGTTCTACCAGCTGGTGAGAGCAATCTGGCCAGCTTTGCCTCAgtcacacaactggcacttagtGCTGCTGCCCTCCACGCGCTCCTGCCAATTCAAGGTGACCAACGGCAGGGAAAGCTTCAGGATTGAGATGCTCTTCGGGGTGCGGAGAGACGACTCAGCCGTCTTCGTCAGCAGCCAGACCAGAGAGGCCCACACAGCAAGCACAATCTGGCCCGAGTCTTATGCTGTGGCAGAGGCTGAATTCTTCAAGCACATTGCCAGGCAGGCGCCTCCTGACAGCTTGCACCTGAAATGCCTGCAGTTCTTCACCCGACTTCCGCTGGGCTTCAGCTTTTCCACCTACACCATGAAGACCATTGTCATGCACCTGCTCAATGTCAGACCCGTCTCATCGTGGTGCAGGAGAGACCTCCTAGAACGACTGCAGGATATCATCAAGAGCCTGCGCTTCTGTGTGCAAGCCAAACGCCTCAACCACTTCATTGTGGGGAACCCGACGCTCCCTCAGCACATCCATGTACCTGCAGATGTTCAAACGTGTGGGACGTACAATCTTCTCCTTCGCCTGGCGCAGCAGCCGGATGCCCACGCCCAGGCCATCCATGAGTACCGGGTTCTGAAAAGGTGGTACAAAAGAATCCTTCTTGCTGAAGATTGA
- the LOC136558252 gene encoding LOW QUALITY PROTEIN: inositol 1,4,5-trisphosphate receptor-interacting protein-like 1 (The sequence of the model RefSeq protein was modified relative to this genomic sequence to represent the inferred CDS: substituted 1 base at 1 genomic stop codon): MRREEPEEESVNASEDDGGNEVDDRVQENIGRMLLERIQRPVQDLQAGCEWTIDLMDNYTVYFGHILXNSFYPVLQRAIGVGSAFKGWSPREEDVVYRVLIPMTPPRGHSFHLELDSAGQRPVRNFRVRVQLECTCRREQQAEDMLCFLHQPEEELRRNQGPSLLHTLCTGSYLDVQKTARWFYQLVRAIWPALPQSHNWHLVLLPSTRSCQFKVTNGRESFRIEMLFGVRRDDSAVFVSSQTREAHTASTIWPESYAVAEAEFFKHIARQAPPDSLHLKCLQFFTRLPLGFSFSTYTMKTIVMHLLNVRPVSSWCRRDLLERLQDIIKSLRFCVRAKRLNHFIVGNPTLPQHIHVPADVQTCGTYNLLLRLAQQPDAHAQAIHEYRVLKRWYKRILLAED; this comes from the coding sequence ATGAGAAGAGAGGAGCCTGAAGAAGAAAGTGTAAATGCAAGTGAAGATGATGGTGGAAATGAAGTAGATGATCGTGTTCAGGAGAACATAGGAAGGATGTTATTGGAGCGCATCCAGAGGCCTGTACAGGACCTACAGGCAGGCTGCGAGTGGACAATAGACCTGATGGACAATTATACGGTTTATTTTGGACACATCTTGTAAAACAGTTTCTACCCAGTCTTGCAACGAGCCATCGGGGTGGGCAGTGCCTTTAAGGGCTGGAGTCCCCGTGAGGAGGACGTGGTGTACCGCGTGCTCATCCCCATGACTCCTCCCCGAGGCCACAGCTTCCACCTGGAGCTGGACAGTGCAGGGCAGAGGCCCGTGAGGAACTTCCGTGTCCGCGTGCAGCTGGAGTGcacctgcaggagggagcagcaggctgaggacatgctgtgcttcctgcaccagcctgaggaggagctgaggaggaatCAGGGtcccagcctcctgcacacCCTGTGCACCGGCTCCTACCTGGACGTGCAGAAAACTGCCCGCTGGTTCTACCAGCTGGTGAGAGCAATCTGGCCAGCTTTGCCTCAgtcacacaactggcacttagtGCTGCTGCCCTCCACGCGCTCCTGCCAATTCAAGGTGACCAACGGCAGGGAAAGCTTCAGGATTGAGATGCTCTTCGGGGTGCGGAGAGACGACTCAGCCGTCTTCGTCAGCAGCCAGACCAGAGAGGCCCACACAGCAAGCACAATCTGGCCCGAGTCTTATGCTGTGGCAGAGGCTGAATTCTTCAAGCACATTGCCAGGCAGGCGCCTCCTGACAGCTTGCACCTGAAATGCCTGCAGTTCTTCACCCGACTTCCGCTGGGCTTCAGCTTTTCCACCTACACCATGAAGACCATTGTCATGCACCTGCTCAATGTCAGACCCGTCTCATCGTGGTGCAGGAGAGACCTCCTAGAACGACTGCAGGATATCATCAAGAGCCTGCGCTTCTGTGTGCGAGCCAAACGCCTCAACCACTTCATTGTGGGGAACCCGACGCTCCCTCAGCACATCCATGTACCTGCAGATGTTCAAACGTGTGGGACGTACAATCTTCTCCTTCGCCTGGCGCAGCAGCCGGATGCCCACGCCCAGGCCATCCATGAGTACCGGGTTCTGAAAAGGTGGTACAAAAGAATCCTTCTTGCTGAAGATTGA
- the LOC136558253 gene encoding inositol 1,4,5-trisphosphate receptor-interacting protein-like 1, producing MDAITFFFMLLESLIQYVQPVGDVLDEEKHLRMELRGKRLERKRIRLEQQVELINLKQSGGAWGDLLCFALQPGQVWAFAGLLVLLLGLYFFWRKRSDEAENSSEGDEDHFSDNDLKWLLDERIQWPVQDLQRGCQWTTNLMDNYAVYFGHILSNSFYPVLQRAIGVGSAFEGWSPREEDVVYRVLIPMTPPRGHSFHLELDSAGQRPVRNFRVRVQLECTCRREQQAEDMLCFLHQPEEELRRNQGPSLLHTLCTGSYLDVQKTARWFYQLVRAIWPALPQSHNWHLVLLPSTRSCQFKVTNREASFRIEMLFGVRRGDSDIFVSSQQGYAGTPSTLWLESYDVAEMKFFKHIARQAPPDSLHLRCLQLFTHLQLGIGLSTYTMKTIVMHLLNTIPVSRWRRRYFLRRLGDINVNLRRCLEEKCLKHFIIGNKRLPQEIRLPLDIASAEPSNLFHHLAWYPVAHSQAMSEYRDLRRRLTSVLLNGC from the coding sequence atggatGCCATAACATTCTTTTTCATGCTCCTGGAAAGCCTCATCCAGTACGTGCAGCCTGTGGGTGATGTTTTGGATGAGGAGAAACATCTGCGCATGGAGCTGCGTGGAAAGCgcttggagaggaagagaattcggctggagcagcaggtggaGCTGATCAACCTGAAGCAGAGTGGAGGGGCCTGGGGAgacctgctctgctttgctttgcagcCCGGGCAGGTCTGGGCTTTTGCTGGGCTCCTTGTCCTTCTCTTGGGACTGTATTttttctggaggaaaaggagTGATGAGGCAGAGAACAGCAGCGAGGGAGATGAAGACCATTTTTCTGACAATGATCTGAAATGGCTTCTAGACGAGCGCATCCAGTGGCCTGTACAGGACCTGCAGAGAGGCTGTCAGTGGACAACTAACCTAATGGACAATTACGCGGTTTATTTTGGACACATCTTGTCAAACAGTTTCTACCCAGTCCTGCAACGAGCCATCGGGGTGGGCAGTGCCTTTGAGGGCTGGAGTCCCCGTGAGGAGGACGTGGTGTACCGCGTGCTCATCCCCATGACTCCTCCCCGAGGCCACAGCTTCCACCTGGAGCTGGACAGTGCAGGGCAGAGGCCCGTGAGGAACTTCCGTGTCCGCGTGCAGCTGGAGTGcacctgcaggagggagcagcaggctgaggacatgctgtgcttcctgcaccagcctgaggaggagctgaggaggaatCAGGGtcccagcctcctgcacacCCTGTGCACCGGCTCCTACCTGGACGTGCAGAAAACTGCCCGCTGGTTCTACCAGCTGGTGAGAGCAATCTGGCCAGCTTTGCCTCAgtcacacaactggcacttagtGCTGCTGCCCTCCACGCGCTCCTGCCAATTTAAGGTGACCAACAGAGAAGCAAGCTTCAGGATTGAGATGCTCTTCGGGGTGCGGAGAGGTGACTCTGACATCTTTGTCAGCAGCCAGCAAGGATATGCTGGAACCCCAAGCACTCTGTGGCTGGAGTCCTATGATGTGGCAGAGATGAAGTTCTTCAAGCACATTGCCAGGCAGGCTCCCCCTGACAGCTTGCACCTGAGATGCCTGCAGCTCTTCACCCATCTTCAGCTGGGTATAGGCTTGTCCACCTATACAATGAAGACCATTGTCATGCACCTCCTGAACACCATTCCCGTGTCACGATGGCGCAGGAGGTATTTTTTGCGGCGCCTGGGAGATATCAATGTCAACCTGCGCCGCTGCCTGGAGGAGAAATGCCTTAAGCATTTTATCATTGGCAACAAGAGATTGCCTCAGGAGATCCGCTTGCCTCTGGACATTGCATCAGCTGAGCCATCCAATCTCTTTCATCATCTGGCATGGTATCCAGTTGCCCACTCCCAGGCAATGAGTGAGTACCGGGATCTCCGGCGTCGGCTCACAAGTGTGCTGCTCAATGGCTGCTGA
- the LOC136558095 gene encoding potassium channel subfamily K member 16-like isoform X1: protein MCSGRLQTALLVAGYFVYLLVGAAVFQALERTAEKQEKMAAAQMKEAFLQNFTQLTVAEMEQFMKNLIEAIQNGVYPVGNESQFEESNWDFSNSFFFAGTVVSTIGYGTLHPKTAGGQIFCVFFALFGIPLNIVFLHRVGKMLSLLCKKLGKFLYEKGMRKKKIKFLTLLFFLATGILVFLCLPSVFFQITEGWSYSEGIYFAFITLSTIGFGDYVVGKQSDRKYFSYYRVLVAIWILFGLAWIALLFNLLTTVLEDTEKIIVKDLQQIGKVSKDNVGSQQRRCWPVQFIPEEEPLPPHAGGDAMKMESLTADSEHTKNEKKCFLIAKLLP from the exons ATGTGCAGTGGCAGGCTGcagacagctctgctggtgGCTGGCTACTTTGTCTACCTGCTGGTGGGTGCTGCCGTGTTCCAGGCCCTGGAGAGGACTGCTGAGAAGCAGGAGAAAATGGCAGCTGCCCAGATGAAGGAGGCTTTTCTGCAGAACTTCACGCAGCTCACGGTGGCAGAGATGGAGCAGTTCATGAAG AACCTGATTGAAGCCATTCAAAATGGAGTATACCCTGTTGGAAATGAATCACAGTTTGAAGAGAGCAACTGGGATTTCAGCAACTCCTTCTTCTTTGCAGGCACAGTTGTCTCCACAATAG gcTATGGCACATTACATCCTAAAACTGCTGGGGGACAgatcttttgtgtgttttttgctctttttggaaTCCCTCTGAACATTGTTTTTCTGCACCGTGTTGGTAAGATGCTCTCACTGCTCTGTAAAAAGCTGGGAAAGTTCCTGTATGAGAAAGGAATGAGAAAG aagaaGATCAAATTTCTGACCCTTTTGTTCTTCCTGGCAACGGGGATCCTGGTTTTTCTGTGCTTGCCATCAGTGTTCTTCCAGATAACAGAGGGCTGGTCCTACAGTGAAGGAATTTACTTTGCATTTATCACCCTCAGCACCATTGGCTTTGGAGATTATGTTGTAG GCAAACAGTCTGACAGGAAATACTTTTCCTACTATCGAGTGCTTGTGGCCATTTGGATTCTTTTTGGCCTTGCCTGGATTGCTCTGCTGTTTAATTTATTGACAACAGTACTAGaagatactgaaaaaataattgtcAAGGATCTCCAGCAAATTGGAAAGGTGAGTAAGGACAATGTAGGAAGCCAGCAAAGAAGATGCTGGCCTGTTCAATTTATTCCAGAAGAAGAACCACTACCACCACATGCTGGAGGGGATGCAATGAAAATGGAGTCATTAACAGCAGATTCTgaacacacaaaaaatgaaaaaaagtgttttctaatAGCAAAACTATTGCCATAA
- the LOC136558095 gene encoding potassium channel subfamily K member 16-like isoform X2, whose protein sequence is MCSGRLQTALLVAGYFVYLLVGAAVFQALERTAEKQEKMAAAQMKEAFLQNFTQLTVAEMEQFMKNLIEAIQNGVYPVGNESQFEESNWDFSNSFFFAGTVVSTIGYGTLHPKTAGGQIFCVFFALFGIPLNIVFLHRVGKMLSLLCKKLGKFLYEKGMRKKKIKFLTLLFFLATGILVFLCLPSVFFQITEGWSYSEGIYFAFITLSTIGFGDYVVGKQSDRKYFSYYRVLVAIWILFGLAWIALLFNLLTTVLEDTEKIIVKDLQQIGKPSRW, encoded by the exons ATGTGCAGTGGCAGGCTGcagacagctctgctggtgGCTGGCTACTTTGTCTACCTGCTGGTGGGTGCTGCCGTGTTCCAGGCCCTGGAGAGGACTGCTGAGAAGCAGGAGAAAATGGCAGCTGCCCAGATGAAGGAGGCTTTTCTGCAGAACTTCACGCAGCTCACGGTGGCAGAGATGGAGCAGTTCATGAAG AACCTGATTGAAGCCATTCAAAATGGAGTATACCCTGTTGGAAATGAATCACAGTTTGAAGAGAGCAACTGGGATTTCAGCAACTCCTTCTTCTTTGCAGGCACAGTTGTCTCCACAATAG gcTATGGCACATTACATCCTAAAACTGCTGGGGGACAgatcttttgtgtgttttttgctctttttggaaTCCCTCTGAACATTGTTTTTCTGCACCGTGTTGGTAAGATGCTCTCACTGCTCTGTAAAAAGCTGGGAAAGTTCCTGTATGAGAAAGGAATGAGAAAG aagaaGATCAAATTTCTGACCCTTTTGTTCTTCCTGGCAACGGGGATCCTGGTTTTTCTGTGCTTGCCATCAGTGTTCTTCCAGATAACAGAGGGCTGGTCCTACAGTGAAGGAATTTACTTTGCATTTATCACCCTCAGCACCATTGGCTTTGGAGATTATGTTGTAG GCAAACAGTCTGACAGGAAATACTTTTCCTACTATCGAGTGCTTGTGGCCATTTGGATTCTTTTTGGCCTTGCCTGGATTGCTCTGCTGTTTAATTTATTGACAACAGTACTAGaagatactgaaaaaataattgtcAAGGATCTCCAGCAAATTGGAAAG CCTTCAAGGTGGTGA